The sequence below is a genomic window from Flavobacterium sediminilitoris.
AAAGTTTTTCAGAAAAAGTATCGAATAATAAAATTGTAAAAACGATAACATTAAAAAATATAGATTCTTTTATTCAAGATGAAGTTGATAAAGTTTTAGAACTCTATTTTAAATGTAGTTACTTTAATGAAGCAGGGCAATTTCCAATTAGTAATGATGAATACTTAAAAGTGGGGCAAATTATCGTTGATAGATATAAAATACCAGGATTAAATGAAAATGGAACAGATTCTGCCGATGATTTGTGTTACGGGTTTGGAATAAAAAAAGGAGGAAGTATATTTGAAAGTAGTGAAGTAAGTGACTACGTATCAAGATATGAAGAAAATGGATTCGACGAAATTCTAGATGAAAAAATCTCGAATAAAGCAATATTATCGGATAAAAATGGAAAAGCAAAATATAGTGAAGCAGAATGCTATAGTGCTGCATACAATGCAAGAATACCATTTACAAATATTGATATACCTATATCTACAGGATTAGACATAAGAGTTTTTAATAATTTGTCTGATGATGTTTTGTTTTGGGACTTTGAACAAACAGCTTCTTTATATTTTGCTACAGGACTATTAGAAACAAATCTGAAACAGATGATTGCAAAATTTAAAGCTAATGAAGGAGGAATTTATGAAAATGAAATATTAACAAATGCAATAATAGAAAGTGAAGTCACAAAAAAATATTGCAATGATGTAGAAGAATATTTAAAAACTAAAATAAAAGAAAATAGTACAGAATTACAAAAAATAGAAGATAAAAAACCATATCTGGGTAATTATGGTGATATACAGGCAGATAGAGGGAATGAAAATAAAACTTTTACACGACCAATATATAATGTTAATAAAATGGAAGGTTTGACAATTGCATTAAATGACATTTGGGCAACTCAAATAACCATTAAAGAAATGGAAAATGATAATAACAATTATACTTGTAAATATGAAGTTATACTTTGGGATCATTTTGGGTTAGATTTACCAGATATGGAAAAAATATTTAATATTATACCAAGTGTTGGGGAAGCATTTGTAACATGGTTTATTTTACAACATTTAAGAGGATATAAACCATTTATAACAAAAATTAAATTTGAAAAAGAGTTTGAAGGAACTTTCTAACCCTAATTTTATATAATTTGAAAAATGAATAAATTAATAATCATAATAAGTTTTTTTATAATGTCATGTAATCATCAAGAAACATTTATCGATTTAAAAAATCATTCAAGAAAAGGTACTTTTAGTAGAGGAGAAGATAAAGGGAAATTTTTTTATTATCAAAGCGTATTAGTTTCTGGTATTTCGGAGGATTTAGAATCTTTTAAAAATGAATTATTAACGTACCATTCAAAGAAAATAGATTCTGTATTTCAAGATAATAAAACAATACAATTCAGTTCAATTTTTTATAAAAAGAATAGTAAAACATCCTATTTTATTGATAACAGTGATGATCCTGGAGGATTTTCAAGTGAGATTCTGTCAGATTATTATGAAGAATATGGAATAGCAGAAATAATAACCAAAAAAATAGACAATTCGGATAGCTATAAAACAGAAATCAAACTTTCAAAAATGTAGAAATAGTCAAAACGTATAATTTTTAAAACCCAAATTGTTTTTTATATAAATTCCTAAACTTTATATGAAGTCAAAATACAATATTTATAAGCTAAAAGAAAATGACACTTTAATTAATGTTGCAAAAAGATTAGAAAAAACGCCACAAGAAGTAGCTCATTTTCACAATGTTTTTGCTAACCAAGAAAGCTTAATTGGAGTCACTTTTCCAAAAGATTTGCAAGAGTTATATATACCACGTTCAATAAATGAAAAAGAATTAGAACATTTACCAAAAGTAAAATTTAATGGAGGAACTAAATTGGGAATTAAATCATTTAAGAATGTTTTACTATATCAAGTAAAAAATCAAGTATTTTCCCAAAAAAAAATATATAAATATAACTATCAAATAGAAGTTAAATACATAAAAAAAGTAAAAGAGAATTATTGGTTTGAAATAAATAAATTAAACAAGGTAAAAGACAATAAACTAGACGGGAACTTATATAATGTTATCGAAAAAACAGAGGAAGTTTTTTATCCATTGCAACTTTTAATTTCAGAGGAAGGAAATCTAATCGAGATTTATAAACATGAAGAAATAGTAGAAAGATGGCCAAAATTAAAAACATCAATTTTAGAAGAATTTGAAGGAATAGTAATTGAAAATTATCTTTTGTATTATGAGAAAAACATATTTGATAAAGAAAAATTGCAAACATTACTTTTTAAAGACGTTTTTTTAAATACATATTTTAGTCAAGTTTACATTGATTATTCGTCACAGTATAATGTTAAAAGACCATTATATTTTCCTTTAATTTCAAGGATTAAAGACGTTGAATATGAAGTTGAACAAAAGATTGATCCTTATGTCAGTAAAGAAAAACAAATTCATATAGAAATAAATGGACATGTCAATGATAAAAGAGTAAAATTGGATTTCGAATCAAATTTAGACATGCCATTTTTCTCTCGATTTGAAAATTCAAATGAAAAAGTAGAAGGGAAATTTAAAGCAAAATTCAATTTAAATTCAAATAAGTTTTTCATTGAAAAAGCAGAATTAACAAGCGAATTAGAACTAGATAGTATTCAGAAAAATGAAATTTCAATAGAATTAATAAACAATTCTTTAGTTACTAAAACGCCAAAAGAATCATTAAACACGATCGTCAATAAGACATAATATAATAAATTATGAGTCATGAGTGATAAACATATACTAGTACAAGGAGCTACTGTTAAATGCAAATTTAGTGTAGAGCCCAAAACAGATAAATTAAAAGTCTTATCGCATAGTAAACATTATGCTAATGATCAAGATGGTTCCGAGAAATTAATTGGAACAACAAAAGAAATTGGTCAAACTTTGGAAAAGAACACTTTTGGAAAATGTAAATTACAACCTACAAGTAGTGATTATTTACCTTGTAAAGCAGTTATTACAAAATGGAGTAATTTTTATAAAAATGTAACACTGTCTAATAAAGGTCAAATTCTTATAGAAGATAGTAAAGCGACTTGTCCAATAGGAGGTGCAGATTGTATTAGTGTAGTGAATCACGGACAAAAAGGGAATGCCAGTAAGCAAGAAGCAAGAAAAACAGATGATCAAGCTGCAAGTAGTATAAATCCTGTTGCTGATACTAGTGGTTTTAAACAGGAGCAAGAACAAAATCCGGGAACCTACGTAGAGTAATATTTTAAATTATGAAAGGAATCAAGGCAATACAAGGGAAAACACAAGTAGTGACAGGACAATGGGAAAGCTATACTGTTTCAGAATGGCATAGTCAAACACCATTGGCAAGTAGAGTAACATCATCAGTAAAATGGGATATATACTATTTGGAACCTGGAAAACCACCACTTTTAGTCTTGCAAAAATCGGAAGGAAGAGTAAGATTTAGAGAAGAAGCAATAGGAAGAAAATTTCTTATAGTTGCTTATATGTATGAGCCTACATTAAATGATTCAAGTTCAATAGAAATTACAATAATTGGAACAGAGAAAGCAGAAATATTAAAAATAGACCTTACCGATGTTAACGATCAACCAATAAGTGGTCCTTTGGCTTATGGTCAAACAATAAATGCGCATGTTCATACAACAGGAATGCAAGGTGTTTCTTTAATGTTGTCATTATATGAAGATGATGCACAAGGTAGTGGACATAGTTCAGAGAATGATCAAAATCATCTCAAAACAATTACGGCTGAGGTTGGAAGTAACGGTATTGCTTTTGCTCAATTTATGTTAGAACCCGATTTTCAAAGAATTGCAAATGCTTATTTAGCAAAAGGCGATAGTGATGAAGGAGCTTATCATGAATTTTATGTAACAGCTCGTGGTATGGGAGAAATACCAGGATTAACATCTAGTGGTAATGTAAATGTAGCAAATCCACCACAAGAATCACCAGTACCTTCAGAAGATAATACTTCTACGGAAGAGTCAAATAGCGCTGAAACACCAGTAGAAGCAGAACCAGTTAAAAGTGAGCCTGTAACTGTTGATCCAGGAGCTATTGATGTAGAAGTACCAGAAAATAAAACACCAACTACAATAGAAGAAGTAGAAGAGCCAAAATGTGGTGAAGTATATTGTATTAAAAAAGGAGATAAAAATGAACTAATACGAGAGGTAAATATTCGTTTAGCAGGTTTTGGAGGAAATGTTCCTACAGATGAATTTACAGATAGAACCGAGAAAATGATAAAACAGTTTCAAAAGGACTATATGAAAATACCCGAAACAGGTAAGATTTGCGGAAATGTTTTAAGAGCAATTGACGAATTTCAGTCTAAATATAATTTTACTTTTGACGAAATAAAATGCAAATGTGGAACTTGTACTGGTTTTGGAAAAGGGCTGTATTCTGAAGAAAAACAAGATAGTGCTATAGCTGAAAGAAGTAGAAAATATGAATATCCTGGAATACACAGAAGTATGTTGTCTTCAATGAGGTCAGTGATTTTTTATTTAGCTAAAGATGGAAGGTTTTCGCTCAATAAAATTAGCTCAGGATATCGTTGTCATGAAGATAATAAGAATAATAATAGAAGTTCTACAAATCATATGGGAAAAGCACTAGACTTACATTTTAATAAGTCAGGAGTTCGAACTAGAGATAATGATGATGTAGAAACTATTAGGAAAGATATTTTTAATAAATACTTAGGAGCAAAATGGGATTGGAAAGAAAAAAATATCTTTAATTTAGAATCAACTGCAATTGGTGCAACCACATGGGTACATTATGATGTAAGAGAATTTGATTTAGTATATTTAGAAGATACATTTTTTGCTAAAGATATCGCAGGACTTAATGGTAAAAGTATAGTTTTGCTAGCAAATGAATTAGGGTATCAAAATACTTGTATGTGTAATGCAGATGGAAATAATTCTGACAAAGCAGCAGATGGATCTTCTGAAAGGGTTGATCCTAAAGAGTTAACAACATCTGAAGAAGGTATACAGTTTATTAAGGATTGGGAGGATTTTAAAGATATGCCTTATAATGACTCTGAAGGTTATTGTACTATCGGATATGGGCATTTAATAGAGAAAAAGAAATGTGAAGAAATAACAATTCCCGATGAATTTAAAAATGGAATAACTGAAGAAAAAGCTGTTGAATTATTTGAATCAAGACTTGCTGAATTTGAAGAGTCAATACAAAGAGACATCACAGTCCCTCTGTATCAGTATGAATTTGATGCCTTAGTTAGTCTTGTTTTTAATACAGGATCAAATTTTCTAAATATTGGAGGTGCTAATGATGGGGAAACTAAGATAAAGAAAAATATAAATAATAAAGAATATGAAGCTGGTGCAGATGAAATGGCTGATGTGACTAATGGAGGAACATCTGGATTGGTAAAAAGAAGAAATGCGGAAATTAATATGTTTAAAAATAATGTTTATGATTCAACTCATTAATAAAATAAGAATTAGTAGTGTGCTTTTTTTATTACTTTTAGGTTATAGTTGTAAAGAAAAGAAAATTTCAACCAATGAAAATAGTGCAGATTTTGTCACTAAAGATTCTTTTGTAGAGAATGATACGACATCAATAAATAAGATCAATAAAGAAAATAAATATGAGAAATATATTTATTATGATTCTCATTTTCAAAGTGGAGGGAAAACAGATTTTTCGGAAATCTCGAAGGAAGAAGTTATAGAAAAATTTAAAAAAGTTGAGGTGTTAGTATCAGAAGATACAATTTCTATTAATAACTCAAAATCTTTCTATAAGATTGAAGAAATGGACGCAAAGAAATTTTTTGGAAAGGAATATCTCTATAGTTATTATACTAAAGTATATAAGGATTTTTTTGATATAGATATAAAAAATACAGTTAGTTATATAAATTTAGATATAAATAATAATAATGTTTCTCCATTTAAAGATTACTTTATGGAAGGAGGAGATGCTATTTGTTCAAATAATTTGATTTTTTTAAACTACAAAAGATATATTATTTGTTTCAAAAAAGAAGATAATCTTAAAATAATAAATAATCCATCTAACTGCATTGCTAAAAGCAATTTTAAATTGCCATATAGTGTAAAAACTAATATCAAGAATGTAAAATATAATATTCTTAAATGTGATAATATTTTAGGAGTTGAAGACTTTTTATGTAATGAAAAGAACTTACGATATATTGCCTTACCAAATTTAGAGGATGTACAAATAGTTTTAGTTCCAATGGATTGTTCAGATTTTAATTATCGCTATTATTTACTTACAATATTTAATAGTAAGGTTGTTGCTAATGAATATGTTGAAGGAGAATGGTATGAGCCTGGAGATGATAGTTATAAAGAAATTACAAGTTTTAGTATTGATGAAAATTATAATGTAGAAGTGAAAACGAATGCAGTTGAAAATGGTAAGATCACTCTAAAAAATAAAAATAAATTTAAGATTACAAACAAAGGGTTTTTAGAAAAAATGAACTAGTTCTTAAAATCATACATAATGAATGATACAAATATTTTGCAATGACTATTCTACTAAATTGCAATATTTCGTATTTCTAAGGTACTAATTCGGATATGCTATCTGTGTGCTAAGTAATATTTTTTTTAAACTTTAAGCAGCAACAAATCCAAGAACCTACTTAGAATAATATTTTAAATTATGAAAGGAATCAAGGCAATACAAGGGAAAACACAAGTAGTGGCAGGACAATGGGAAAACTATACTGTTTCAGAATGGCATAGTCAAACACCATTGGCAAGTAGAGTAACATCATCAGTAAAATGGGATATATACTATTTGGAACCTGGAAAACCACCACTTTTAGTCTTGCAAAAATCGGAAGGAAGAGTAAGATTTAGAGAAGAAGCAATAGGAAGAAAATTTCTTATAGTTGCTTATATGTATGAGCCTACATTAAATGATTCAAGTTCAATAGAAATTACAATAATTGGAACAGAGAAAGCAGAAATATTAAAAATAGACCTTACCGATGTTAACGATCAACCAATAAGTGGTCCTTTGGCTTATGGTCAAACAATAAATGCGCATGTTCATACAACAGGAATGCAAGGTGTTTCTTTAATGTTGTCATTATATGAAGATGATGCACAAGGTAGTGGACATAGTTCAGAGAATGATCAAAATCATCTCAAAACAATTACGGCTGAGGTTGGAAGTAACGGTATTGCTTTTGCTCAATTTATGTTAGAACCCGATTTTCAAAGAATTGCAAATGCTTATTTAGCAAAAGGCGATAGTGATGAAGGAGCTTATCATGAATTTTATGTAACAGCTCGTGGTATGGGAGAAATACCAGGATTAACATCTAGTGGTAATGTAAATGTAGCAAATCCACCACAAGAATCACCAGTACCTTCAGAAGATAATACTTCTACGGAAGAGTCAAATAGCGCTGAAACACCAGTAGAAGCAGAACCAGTTAAAAGTGAGCCTGTAACTGTTGATCCAGGAGCTATTGATGTAGAAGTACCAGAAAACAAAACACCAACAGTTATTGGAGCGGAAGATGGCTTACTTAATGCTTATTTTGCTAAAAAAGAATATATTGAAAAGACAGATGAAGATGCAGGAACTTATAAGTACACTTTTGGAGGAAATAAAGCAGCTAACAAAACTTCAACTCCACAGGAAAAGGAATCTGTTGCAGATGCTATTTTAAACAAAGCAAAAATAAATGATAAGTTAAAGGCTGAAAAACGATATACCACAAAAGAAGCCATTATTCAGTCTTTAGCAGCAGAAGAATATGGTAAAGATACTCAGGATAATAAAACAGTTGAACTTAAAACGTTTAAATTAGGACCAAAATTAATTCCTATTAATTCAGCACCTTTAGAAGGAAAAGTTTATTTAGTAGTAGAAACAGCAGGATTAGACGGGAAACAAGCTACAATAACAATAAAAGAGAAAGACGGTGTTATAAAAGGGTCACCAGATGCAATTTTACCTGTTTTAGAAATTACAGAAGAGCAAATGGAGGAAACTGAAACTTCAGAAGAAGTACAAGGAACCGAAAAAAATCAATTTACAGTTACTGTAGAAAATGGCATTGGAAAAGTACCAATACAATTACGACCAAAATCAGATGAAGATTTAGAACAATGGAAAGAAAAAATTGCTAAAGGGAAAGAAGATGGAAATTATACTTATACATTTAACAATGAAAACGGAACCGCAATAAATGCAGAAAATAAGGCCAAAATAGCAGAAATTATAGTTGTTAATGCAAAAGAAGGAAAATTTGGAAACCCAAAAATGGAAAGTGGTAAAACAGCTTATAAAGAAGATGTGGAAGCAGTATTAGAGGAGAAAACGTATAATAAAGGAGATACTATAACTTTCTCAACATATAAAAAAGAAACAGAGCAATTATGGTTGGAAGCAGAATGTGCAGGCGAAAATAAAAACCATAAAGGCGAATTTTTGAAAAAAGATGGAGCTTATTTTGTAATAGGTAAAATAAAAGAAATTATTTTTCCTTTATTGATAAAGCCTGAAAATGATACAGGAAAAAAATGGGGAAATAATTATTATTGGGCAGCTAGTCAAGGGGCAAATCAAGCAGCATTTAATTCTAACAGATCAAGAGGAACTAGGAAGCATGCGGGGAGAGATTTGTATACTCTTCCTGAGACACCAGTAGTCGCAATATGTAAAGGTAAGGTGTTAGAAGTAAAAAATTTTTATGCGCAAACACATCAAGTAACTGTACTTCACGAAACAAATGATGGAAGGAAATTCATTATTAGATATGGGGAATTAGCTCCAAGTAGTATAACGGTTAAAGAAGGTGATTCTATAACCCAAGGAAAACAAATTGGAGTAACAGGACATCTTGTAGGTATAACTGTTATAAGTGGAGAAACAGTATATATGCTACATTTTGAAC
It includes:
- a CDS encoding DUF3289 family protein is translated as MTRIRRVGGTITERTRGNEIYYAENDIAINAVGNISVTSGKGVVFGEPETPPVLNQYFVKGWWSLDIEGNKKIKSAIPGMTVYFHLETKNIPNDSSVFMTLFEEDNSENEETQNEDDKITLINSLTKKESFSEKVSNNKIVKTITLKNIDSFIQDEVDKVLELYFKCSYFNEAGQFPISNDEYLKVGQIIVDRYKIPGLNENGTDSADDLCYGFGIKKGGSIFESSEVSDYVSRYEENGFDEILDEKISNKAILSDKNGKAKYSEAECYSAAYNARIPFTNIDIPISTGLDIRVFNNLSDDVLFWDFEQTASLYFATGLLETNLKQMIAKFKANEGGIYENEILTNAIIESEVTKKYCNDVEEYLKTKIKENSTELQKIEDKKPYLGNYGDIQADRGNENKTFTRPIYNVNKMEGLTIALNDIWATQITIKEMENDNNNYTCKYEVILWDHFGLDLPDMEKIFNIIPSVGEAFVTWFILQHLRGYKPFITKIKFEKEFEGTF
- a CDS encoding DUF4280 domain-containing protein gives rise to the protein MSDKHILVQGATVKCKFSVEPKTDKLKVLSHSKHYANDQDGSEKLIGTTKEIGQTLEKNTFGKCKLQPTSSDYLPCKAVITKWSNFYKNVTLSNKGQILIEDSKATCPIGGADCISVVNHGQKGNASKQEARKTDDQAASSINPVADTSGFKQEQEQNPGTYVE
- a CDS encoding glycoside hydrolase family protein produces the protein MKGIKAIQGKTQVVTGQWESYTVSEWHSQTPLASRVTSSVKWDIYYLEPGKPPLLVLQKSEGRVRFREEAIGRKFLIVAYMYEPTLNDSSSIEITIIGTEKAEILKIDLTDVNDQPISGPLAYGQTINAHVHTTGMQGVSLMLSLYEDDAQGSGHSSENDQNHLKTITAEVGSNGIAFAQFMLEPDFQRIANAYLAKGDSDEGAYHEFYVTARGMGEIPGLTSSGNVNVANPPQESPVPSEDNTSTEESNSAETPVEAEPVKSEPVTVDPGAIDVEVPENKTPTTIEEVEEPKCGEVYCIKKGDKNELIREVNIRLAGFGGNVPTDEFTDRTEKMIKQFQKDYMKIPETGKICGNVLRAIDEFQSKYNFTFDEIKCKCGTCTGFGKGLYSEEKQDSAIAERSRKYEYPGIHRSMLSSMRSVIFYLAKDGRFSLNKISSGYRCHEDNKNNNRSSTNHMGKALDLHFNKSGVRTRDNDDVETIRKDIFNKYLGAKWDWKEKNIFNLESTAIGATTWVHYDVREFDLVYLEDTFFAKDIAGLNGKSIVLLANELGYQNTCMCNADGNNSDKAADGSSERVDPKELTTSEEGIQFIKDWEDFKDMPYNDSEGYCTIGYGHLIEKKKCEEITIPDEFKNGITEEKAVELFESRLAEFEESIQRDITVPLYQYEFDALVSLVFNTGSNFLNIGGANDGETKIKKNINNKEYEAGADEMADVTNGGTSGLVKRRNAEINMFKNNVYDSTH
- a CDS encoding peptidoglycan DD-metalloendopeptidase family protein, coding for MKGIKAIQGKTQVVAGQWENYTVSEWHSQTPLASRVTSSVKWDIYYLEPGKPPLLVLQKSEGRVRFREEAIGRKFLIVAYMYEPTLNDSSSIEITIIGTEKAEILKIDLTDVNDQPISGPLAYGQTINAHVHTTGMQGVSLMLSLYEDDAQGSGHSSENDQNHLKTITAEVGSNGIAFAQFMLEPDFQRIANAYLAKGDSDEGAYHEFYVTARGMGEIPGLTSSGNVNVANPPQESPVPSEDNTSTEESNSAETPVEAEPVKSEPVTVDPGAIDVEVPENKTPTVIGAEDGLLNAYFAKKEYIEKTDEDAGTYKYTFGGNKAANKTSTPQEKESVADAILNKAKINDKLKAEKRYTTKEAIIQSLAAEEYGKDTQDNKTVELKTFKLGPKLIPINSAPLEGKVYLVVETAGLDGKQATITIKEKDGVIKGSPDAILPVLEITEEQMEETETSEEVQGTEKNQFTVTVENGIGKVPIQLRPKSDEDLEQWKEKIAKGKEDGNYTYTFNNENGTAINAENKAKIAEIIVVNAKEGKFGNPKMESGKTAYKEDVEAVLEEKTYNKGDTITFSTYKKETEQLWLEAECAGENKNHKGEFLKKDGAYFVIGKIKEIIFPLLIKPENDTGKKWGNNYYWAASQGANQAAFNSNRSRGTRKHAGRDLYTLPETPVVAICKGKVLEVKNFYAQTHQVTVLHETNDGRKFIIRYGELAPSSITVKEGDSITQGKQIGVTGHLVGITVISGETVYMLHFEHYTGEKGYDLTTALSTGDKPFMRRTDLVDSIAILEEGYKNTFGENSENQLFTEEDGKEAITELYNKYKDKTWSWKWEGSEEEIEVSGKDLITIVEKMYRLETSHFKSKQYQNCGTGGMEAFGSPPYYGWDSSLFIEQPVGTWSAYEGKGLSGVGGNAQITTTQKEFVKLPSVLAGMEYKVKYIIKYNGNYARWFNKNSETAQKAYVTSLRGIRARFVEGL